In Wolinella succinogenes DSM 1740, a single genomic region encodes these proteins:
- a CDS encoding CopD family copper resistance protein, translating to MGNLDIWLLTLHLFSATLFIGTVFFWTFIIDWVRNRYPQIDLDEAETLFSRRLRPIMSVNVTILLLSGLGLFYHRHAALKDFDTFYAYGLSLKALLGIIAIAAFFFMPLLMRLFKNKMRAHDIAHYLLFGIMILIVILAKALYW from the coding sequence ATGGGAAACCTCGATATTTGGCTTCTAACCCTCCATCTCTTTAGTGCGACCCTCTTTATTGGGACGGTCTTTTTTTGGACATTCATTATCGACTGGGTGAGAAATCGCTATCCCCAGATCGATTTAGACGAGGCAGAGACTCTTTTTTCGAGGCGCTTGCGTCCGATCATGAGCGTGAATGTGACGATTCTTCTCCTAAGCGGTCTTGGGCTTTTCTATCATCGCCATGCGGCTTTGAAGGATTTTGATACTTTTTATGCCTATGGATTGAGCCTTAAAGCCCTTCTAGGAATCATCGCCATCGCCGCCTTTTTCTTTATGCCTCTTCTCATGAGACTCTTTAAAAACAAGATGAGGGCGCATGACATCGCTCACTACCTTCTCTTTGGAATCATGATTTTGATTGTGATTTTGGCTAAAGCGCTCTATTGGTGA
- the thyX gene encoding FAD-dependent thymidylate synthase, whose translation MTVTLMQHTSLTICAHAIRTCWQSFEKSDGGGEKDRELIDRVGNKNKHASTLEHLVYTFYIQGISRACLQELARHRIASLSVKSSRYTLKELKAEEEFKEGDWERAKRYLVETESEAVNLASLKALENLRQVLLLGISNDMAKYCLPESYKTELTWTINARALQNFLTLRSSKSALWEIRKLAKTLHEALPKEHRYLFCLNQEG comes from the coding sequence CTCACGCCATTCGCACCTGCTGGCAAAGCTTTGAGAAGAGTGATGGAGGAGGAGAAAAAGATAGAGAGCTGATTGATCGAGTGGGAAATAAAAACAAACACGCCAGCACGCTAGAGCATCTCGTCTACACCTTTTACATCCAAGGAATCTCTCGCGCTTGCCTCCAAGAGCTTGCACGCCATCGAATCGCCTCTTTATCGGTGAAGAGCTCTCGCTACACGCTTAAAGAGCTCAAAGCCGAAGAGGAGTTTAAAGAGGGAGATTGGGAGAGAGCAAAGCGCTATCTTGTCGAAACAGAGAGTGAGGCGGTCAATCTCGCTTCCTTAAAAGCACTAGAGAATCTCCGTCAAGTTCTTCTTTTGGGCATAAGCAATGATATGGCTAAATATTGTCTCCCTGAGAGTTATAAAACAGAGCTCACTTGGACGATTAACGCTAGAGCACTCCAGAATTTTCTCACGCTCCGCTCTTCAAAGAGCGCGCTTTGGGAAATTAGAAAATTGGCTAAAACTCTCCATGAAGCACTTCCAAAGGAGCATCGCTACCTCTTTTGTCTGAATCAAGAGGGGTGA